A stretch of the Halomonas sp. CH40 genome encodes the following:
- a CDS encoding biotin--[acetyl-CoA-carboxylase] ligase, translating into MTIGNLMRLLSDGSVHSGEQLGNAMGISRAAVWKQLKKLDAMGVAVEAVKGRGYQLAQPIEPLDGAAIVAHLPADARHLLTRLLVEDQLASSNAYLRERFQQGAGHGEVCLAESQTAGRGRRGRSWVTPWGQSLILSVGWRFESGVIALEGLSLAVGVVTAQVLEAYGVHPRLKWPNDVLLPDRNGELAKLAGILVEVTGDAAGPCEVVIGIGLNLSMSDAQRQAIGQPVAALSDACPHLGRNQLAAELVAGLLAMLSTFEKCGFQAWQAEWNQRHAFANQPIHVLQGQQGCEATAGDVDASGNLWVSEANGQSRRLAGGEISIRRRL; encoded by the coding sequence ATGACCATCGGTAATTTGATGCGGTTATTAAGCGATGGAAGCGTGCATTCCGGCGAGCAGTTGGGTAATGCCATGGGTATTTCCCGCGCAGCCGTATGGAAGCAGTTAAAAAAACTCGACGCCATGGGGGTTGCGGTAGAGGCTGTGAAAGGTCGCGGTTATCAGCTTGCTCAACCCATTGAGCCGCTGGACGGCGCGGCCATTGTCGCGCACCTGCCTGCCGATGCCCGTCATCTGCTGACCCGTTTGCTGGTGGAAGATCAGCTGGCGTCAAGCAATGCCTATCTGCGTGAGCGCTTTCAGCAAGGCGCTGGCCATGGCGAGGTCTGTCTGGCGGAGTCGCAGACGGCAGGGCGTGGCCGGCGTGGCCGCAGCTGGGTAACGCCTTGGGGGCAGAGTCTTATATTGTCAGTGGGCTGGCGTTTCGAAAGTGGCGTGATTGCACTTGAAGGCCTGAGCCTTGCGGTGGGCGTAGTGACTGCTCAGGTGCTGGAAGCCTATGGCGTTCACCCCAGGCTCAAATGGCCCAACGACGTACTCTTGCCTGACCGTAACGGGGAGTTGGCCAAGTTGGCGGGTATTCTGGTTGAAGTAACCGGTGATGCTGCTGGCCCGTGTGAAGTGGTCATTGGTATTGGTCTGAACCTGTCGATGAGTGACGCCCAGCGCCAGGCGATTGGCCAGCCGGTGGCGGCCCTTAGTGACGCCTGCCCGCATCTGGGGCGTAACCAACTGGCAGCTGAGTTGGTGGCAGGGCTTCTGGCCATGCTGTCAACGTTCGAGAAATGTGGTTTTCAAGCCTGGCAGGCTGAGTGGAACCAACGCCATGCGTTTGCCAATCAACCTATTCATGTTTTGCAGGGCCAACAAGGCTGTGAAGCAACGGCAGGGGATGTTGATGCTAGCGGTAATCTTTGGGTCAGTGAAGCAAATGGCCAGTCGCGTCGCCTTGCAGGCGGCGAGATCAGTATACGCAGGCGCCTATGA